Sequence from the Sphingobacteriaceae bacterium GW460-11-11-14-LB5 genome:
CAAAATTATCGGTCATACTGATAGTCGTGGTACCGAACAATATAACATGGGCCTATCAGAAAGAAGAGCAGCAGCAGTTAAAGCTTATGCGGTTTCTCAGGGTGTACCATCTACAAGATTGGTTACCATTGGTAAAGGTTTTGCTGAGCCAATTGCAGATAACGAAACTGATGCAGGCCGTGCAGCTAACCGTCGCGTAGAGATTGTAATCGTTGCTAACGATGCCTTAAAAGCGACCGCACAAAAACAAGGATAATATTGCAAATTCCCTCTACCTATGAGGTCATTATAAATGCAGCCCTGGTGTACATCCACCGGGGTTTTTTGTTTTCATTTGAGTGTTGTAAACTTTGTCGTCAACCTGCTCTTTAAGTTGACAACGCTGTAATAGAGATACAATTGTGCTGTCTGATGTTGCCATCTGATACTGTTAGTGCATTTTCTTTAGTTTTTTGAAAAGCAGGTTCCTGTGTCTATCGGTTCCGAAAGCCCCGCCATTCGCTTTACCTCACTGCGTTCGGTGTCCGCTGCTGTCGGGTTTAGTTAACTTGGTTTTGGTGCTGGTTGGGCCAAACTTACGAAGTTTTCTAACCGCCCTGCCAACCCCAAATAGCTGCAGGAAACGAATGGTTTAAATGGGATTGAAGCGGCATTTCCGATTTTAATCGGAATAAGCGAAAAGCCCGACTAACTTAAATAGATGTGAACGGCCTTGCTTTCCAAAAAATAAAAAATCTTGTATCGGGTCTCTTTCATCATTCGTCACCCTGAACTGTAGCGCAGCGGAAAGCTACGAAGTAACCGAGCCTTGAGCGAGCTCACCGAAGGTAATTTATTTCAGGGCCTATCTGGCAGGAAAGATGATCGCGTTAGGTAAAGCGACTGAAAATTGTTCACTAAGAATAAATATCTTCAAAATAACTTACCACAAGCGATTTCATCAGCATTTCCTGCTCGAGCATGGTATAAGGTGGAATGGCTTTGATTAATGTCCAATGCGGCCAGCCATCCTGGTCTAAACCCTCAAGTTCATAAAAGCCCATTTCACTCAATAAACGGCAGGTAGCAATGTGCATCAGCTCCTCTTTTTGGCGTTTGCTGTATTTCTTTGGCCCTTTGCCCAACTCCTGAACACCGATTAAAAAAAGCATTACTTTTAAATCAGGAAAATCCGAATCAAATTCCTTTGAAATCTTTTCCTGTAAAACTTTCCACTTGGCATTAATCTCCGACGGCTTCATATCTGGCAAAGATAAGGTAAAAAGGTGTAAGGCCTAAGTAAAAGCTTTGCGGTTTTAACATTAAAGCTTGAATCGTAATTGTATTTTTAGCTACATTTATAACCTATGGATACGAATATCAATAAAACAATTAATGCGGGTTTATTAGCTTACGGCATGTCAGGGAAAGTTTTTCACGCTCCTTTTTTACAGGCACACAGCGGCTTCAATTTAAAGGCTATAGTAGAACGCAACCATAAAAATGCGGTAAATGATTACCCAAATATTACAAGTTACAACAGTGTTGATGAACTCCTGAATGATGAGGAAATAGAACTGGTGGTGATTAATACCCCCAACAACCTGCATTACGAACACTCGAAAGCAGCATTAAGCAGGCATAAACATATTCTGGTTGAAAAACCATTTACGGCAACAGCTGCACAGGCAAAAGAACTTTTCGAGCTTGCCGATAGCGTAGGGAAACAAATCTTTTTCTACCAGAACCGCCGTTGGGACAGTGATTTTACCTCTGTAAAAAAGGTGATTGAAGGCGGTAAACTGGGTAAGCTGGTTGAAGTTCATTTGCGTTACGATCGTTATCGCAACGTAATTGGGCCAAAGGCGTTTAAAGAAAACCCGGTAGAGGCGAGCGGACTTTTATACGATTTAGGTCCGCATCTTTTAGATCAGGTAATCTGTTTATTTGGCAAACCATTAAGTTTCCATAAAATTTTAGGTAAAAACAGGGCTGGTACATTGGTGGATGATTATTTTTCGATCCAGTTGAGCTATCCTGATAGTCTGAATGTTTTTGTTACTTCGAGCATGCTGGTGGTAAATCCGCAGGCCGGATTTATTTTACATGGGGTAAATGGAAGTTTTATTAAACAAAGAACGGATATTCAGGAAGAACAGTTGCTGGCAGGTATGAAATTAACCGATCCGGGCTACGGTATTGAATGTGAAAGTAAAGATGGTTTATTAACCACCATTGATGCCGAAGGCCATAAAACCGAAGAGACAATCCCATCAGAAGTAGGAAGTTATTTGCCGCTTTTCGAAGCCATTTATCAGGCGATAAATAACCATAAACCTTATCCCGTTACACGCGAGGATGTTTTAATCCAGTTAGAAATTATCGAAAGCTAATCAAAAAAATATCCAACCTGTGCCATCTGTTAAATCGATGTAATCCCCTTATCTGTGTAATCCTTATATGAACTCATTGCCATTCGCTTACTTAATTCCTATTTTTCTAATTGCCCTTTATCTTATCCTTAAAAAAAAGAAAGTGGCTATTGATCCTTTAACAGATGTAGATAAAAAGATCCTGGATGATTATGTAGGTTATTACCACAATCTCGATTCGACTGATAAACTTAAGTTTGAGCAAAAAGTAGCTGCATTTTTCAGTACGGTTAAGATAGAAGCGGTAGGTTTAGAAATGACTACCTTAGATGAACTGTTGATTGCTTCAAGTGCCGTGATCCCGATTTTTGGTTTCGACGATTGGCAATACAAAAACTTAACCAGCGTTTTGCTGTATCCAGACACTTTTAACAAAGATTTTCAGTTTGAAGGTGGCGAAAGGAATATTATGGGCATGGTAGGCACAGGTTATATGAACGGACAGATGATTTTATCGCGTTCGGCTTTACGTCATGGTTTCTCTAAAAGTGCAGGGAAAGAAAATACCGCTATACATGAATTTGTGCACCTTTTGGATAAATCTGATGGTGCAACTGATGGTATTCCGGAGAATTTAATAGCCCATGAGTATACCTTACCCTGGATTAAAATGATGCATGAGGAAATGGAAAAAATTGAGGATAACAAATCGGATATTAATCCTTATGCCATCACCAACCAGGCCGAATTTTTTGCAGTAGTTTCTGAATATTTCTTTGAAAAGCCTGAACAGCTAAGGGATAAACACCCTGAATTGTATTTTCAGTTAAGCCGCATTTTTGCGCAACAGCCTGCGGGTTAAATAACAAATTACTAAATGAAAATATTTGCAACAATTATCTGTAGTCTGATTACCATCAGTGCCTTTGCACAGAAAACCTATGTATTAAGACAAAATTATCCAACAGGTTATAAGTACGATTTTACAATCACTTCCGATCAGATTATTAATCAGAAAGTTGCTGGCCGGGATGTACATTTAACCCAAAATATCGGAACAGATTATACTTTTGATATTACCGAAGGCCATTATGGCGAAAAGGATATTAAAGTTACCTATAACAAGATTTTCATAAAATCTGTGGCGATGGGCAACACCATGACCTATAGCTCAGATGATCAGGATAGTACCCAAAAAAATCCTTTTAGCGGTTTCAAAGGTGCTTCTTTTTACATGACGGTAACTCCAAATGGTGCGATTAAAACAGTTGCGGGTATTGATAAAATGCTCGATAATATGGCGGCCAGGATGACTAAGGATACCAGTCAGGTTAAACAGATTAAAAATGCTTTAAGCAAGCAGTTTAGCAACGAGGTAATGAAACAAACCATGGAATCGTCGTTTAAAATCTATCCAGACAGAGCCGTTAAAATAGGCGACAGCTGGACCGTTGATACCAAAATGCAGATGGGTATGCCCATTGAAACGATTACGCAATACACCTTGAAGGAAGTGAAAGATGGCATCGCCACACTTGGCGTAAAAGGAACACTGCTATCGAAAGGGAATTTTGAAGTGATGGGCAACAAAATGGAAACAGATTTACAAGGAACCAATTCTGGAGAGACTTCACTTGATATGAAAACCGGAATTGTATTAAATAGCCACCTTCGTGTAGAACTGTATGGTAAAATGAAATCGATGGGGCAAGACATCGATTTCGAAATGCAGGGTATTAATAAAATTGTAGGGAAAGAGGTTAATTAGGTTTAACGTTGTAGACCTTATAGGTTTCAAGAACCTATAAGGTCTGATAGCAAATTACAAACTACCTGTTAACGCCACCAAAAACTCCGTTGGAATCTCGATATGCGGAATATGCCCGCAGGCATCAAATTCGATAATTTTAGCACCGATAATTTTGGCTGCCGTCTGTTTCCCTAAAAGTTTATATTGCCCGTGTAAAGCCTGCTGATCAGGGCTAAGTAATCCTTTACCTACAATGGTTTTGTCTTCCTTACCGATAAATAAAACAGTAGGTACCTTTAAATTTTGAAACTCGTACACTACAGGTTGTTCATAAATCATGGTATAGGTTAATGCGGCAACTTTAGCCCATCGTGGGTAATCAGAACTGTTGGTTACACCTCCGGCAATACTCACCAGGTATTCGTATTCGGGTTTCCAATAAGTAAAGTAAGAGCCCTGGTAATACTTCCGTACACTTTCAGCTGTGGTTTTAAGTTCAGTTTGGTACTGTTGTGCAGTAGTGATATAGGGGATGAAAGTTTTATAATCTTCAAGTCCGATTGGATTTTCGAGCAAGAGCTTTTCGGTTGTTTCAGGATACATCAATGCAAAACGTGTAGCCAGCATACCGCCCATGCTATGACCTAAAACTACTGTTTTCTGAACGCCCAGTGTATCTAGAAGTCTTTTATTCCAGGTGGCCATTTGATGGAAGCTGTAATGGATAAATGCTTTAGATGATTTACCAAAACCAATCTGATCAGGTACGATAACACGATAACCAATATTGGTTAAGGCTTTGATTACATTGCCCCAGTAGTAACCGCCAAAGTTTTTGCCATGGAAAAGGATCGCTGTTTTTCCATTTGCAGCTGAAGTGGGTGCAACATCCATATAGGCCATTTTAATATCTTGTCCTTCGGTATTGATTGGGAAATATTTAACCGGATATGGGTATTTAACGTTATCGAGGGTGATGGACAGGGTGTCGGTTTTTTGTGCTTGTGCCTGGCTAAAAACGAACAGGATAAACGCTAGTAGAAAGAAAAATCTCTTCATAATGGGGTATGATGTAAAACTAAAAAAACTAATTGGCCCAAGTTAAACTTTTGCCAATTAGTTAGCTTAAAAATCATGCCCTTTTTGCAAAATCACAGAGAAGATCATGCTTTAAAATAATCTGAATTAATTCTTCAGCATCTGTTTTAAATATTTTACAGGCATGGCTATCGTTGTTTCGTCTGATAAACTTCCCGAAATTTTGCTCACTATTGCGTTTTCAATCTTAACATCAGATTTTCCGAAGGTATTAATGGTTAAATTACCAATGCTAATACTTTCTTGTTCATCTGCATGAATACTTACTGATGAATTTTTGCAGGAAATATTCAAATTCTTGTAAGAGTTGATTCTTGAATAAAAAACAGCGCTATCAAGATTTACGTTCAATTGTTTGATGTCTGTTTGATTTATTATTTTTGTTGTTTTTTCATTGCTGAATGTAATGGGTGAGCCAAAGCTTAATGAACCAGATTTTTTTAAATTCACATTTAAAGTGTCAGTTTTTGCAGTTAAAACCAGATTAGAGGAATTATTGAGGTTAAGCTCATCAATATCTGGACTATATACCAGTATCACTATGCCATTGCGATGATTACCCGATCGGTTAAGCTTATCGCCAAAATTGATTTGCAGTGCACCGGTACTACTTACGCTAAAATTGATACCATTTTTCATGTCCGTCGGCACTTTTACCCCTGATTTTGCACTTTTTATAAAGTGTAATTCTAGATAAATTCTTTTTGCATCAGGAATATTAACGCTGTGAAAAGGAGTTTTGATTGGTATTGAAGTTCTGCCAGAAGATTCTGTATCAAAAGGCTCTGCATTTATTTCTTGTTCCTCTACAAAGCTATCGCCGTTTGTAGGCCTATAATTTATCTTGACATTAACTGCCACAACTATTATTGGAATAATAATTAAAAGTGCGGCGAGCGCGGTTAGTAATTTATTACTTGTTTTCATTCTATTAGGCGTTAAAGTTCTCTTTTACAAATGTTTTATATTGATTTTCCAATTCTTCAAAACCAATATTAAGCAGATAAATATTCCTGAAAACCACAGGCAGATCATCCGTAATGAATTGCTGTTTTCTGTAGTTTCTTACATTATCTATGGCCGTTTCATCTACAAAAAAACCAATTCCTCTTTTATTGTTAATGATGTTCTTGTTTTGCAGCAGCTCGTAGGTGCGCATTACCGTATTCGGATTTACTTCCATTTCTACGGCCAGTTCCCGCACCGAAGGAACTTTCTCGTCGGCCTTCCATTTTCCTAGCAGAATGTGTTCGCAAACATATTCTGCTATTTGAAGGTATATTGCCTTGTTATCTCTAAATTCCATATCTATACCTTTTAAAAATTAAACTTCTTTTTCTTTGAGACGAACGTAGACTATTAACCAAATAATAAGACTGAGTGCAATTGTTGTCCAAAAAAATGTGGTCAAAACAAAACCTTTCTCGTTGCCGCCAATAATATATTTAACACTTTTATTTTCTGTTAGCCATGTTGAGAATTTGAGTGTTATAAAAAATACCAGCGCGAAAAATACGGTAACAGATAAGGCGGTTTTGATATAGTGAAAACGATTAAAGTACACAGAACCTAAGAGAAAAATACTCGTAAAGAAAAAAGGGAGCGCGAATAAAAATTTAAACTCTCTGTCGGCCGTCAGGTCATCAAAAACGGTACTGAAAGAAATTACAGTAAGCTTACCTGTATTATAATTAATGGCTTTTTTATTTTCCCATAACTCATTAAGATAACTTACAAAAATTGCATCGATTACATAAAAAATGAGCAGATAGCTCAGAATACTAAGGATAGATGTATAAAGAAAAGCACAAAGAAATTTCTCAGTAACTGAGGCAGGGGTCATTAACTCCATAATGGCCTTAGGTTTTTGGCCTAGCGAATTAAAGTATGCACTGGCTTCTATGGTAAGAAATAGAAATCCAATCATAAGAAAAATAACTACCCGGAAGCCCAGTCGCACATGTTCATTATCATCCCATCTAAAATAAGAGCTCTTATATCGAGGGATGTTGAAAAGATAGAAACCAACAATAATTATAGTGAGTATTATTAAACTCATGAGGTAAACTTTCCCAAATTCGAGCCACCGTCTTCTAAGCAATAAGCCAAATCGATTGATATTAAAGGTGTTGTTCATGGTTTAGCTGAATAAAGGTTTAAATTTGATTTTTTCGGCAAGGATAGCGTTGAAAAGAAGTTCCATGTCCAATTTACTTTCTTCGTGGTGATAGTTCGGCATTACCGCATTATAGCCCGATAACGATGGTTCTGCATAAAAAATGCTATCGTCTATTTCTTTAACTTTTTTGAAAGTTAATTTAGCGGTAATTTCTTCTACCGATGCTTTTAGGGCAATATCGTTTTCATCAAGCATAATCACGGTATCAATCAGGTTATCCAAATCCCTTACCTGATGGGTAGAGATGATGATACAGCGATCATCTGTCATGGCAGAGGCCATAATTTTTCTGAACTGCGCTTTTGATGGAATATCTAAGCCATTCGTAGGCTCATCCATAATGATCAGCTTAGCCTGAGTAGCTAATCCGAAAGCAATGATGAATTTTTTCTTTTGTCCATAACTCATATCAACCAGGTTATTGCTTGCCGGAATATCAAATTCTTTTAAAAGTCTTGCAAAATAATCATGATCAAAATTTTTGTAAAATGGTGCATTTGCTTTTAGGTAGGCATCAATTTTTACCGATGGCAAATAAAATTCTTCTGGTATAAAACAGATTTGCGCTAAGAGTGCTGGCTGTCTTTTTGCAGGATTAAAACCCATTACATCCAATGTACCACTCTGTGCATACACCAAACCGGCCAGGTTTTTTAATAAGCTCGATTTACCGGCTCCGTTTTTTCCAAGCAAACCGTAAATATGGCCGTTGCTTAACCGCATGCTCATATTTTTAAATAATGGCTTATGCTTGCTGTAGCCAAAATTAAGATTGTTAATGTTGATCATATTGCTGTATTAGTTAAATAATACACTAATGTATGATGTTGTTTTGTGATCTCCAAATTTTTGAAGAAAAAAGTTTAGCGATAAGCGTTTGACTATGGAAAATGTAAAATGGATGATGGAATTGATTTATGCTCTAATGCCATGTGAGTTATGACTTCCGTGATTTTCTCCTAGCCAGTGTGGTTTGTATAGATATAGCCTCAATGCTATTCGCCACACTCCACGCTTTCCCCTCTCCGCCATGGAAAGGTAAAATATCAGTTTAATAATTGTTGCATTAAAACATCTTTAATTGGAGGTTGTATGTTTGTGGAAAAGCAAATCACACGATATGTCTAAATTATTTTCTCCTTTTACCATAAAGGATGTAACCTTAAAAAATAGAATTGTTATTTCGCCAATGTGCCAGTATTCTGCCGTTGATGGTTTTGCCAACGATTGGCATTTGGTGCACTTGGGTAGTCGTGCAGTTGGTGGCGCGGGATTGATTATTCAGGAAGCTTCTGCGGTAACTGCAGAAGGAAGAATTACCTATGCCGATTTGGGCATCTGGAAAGATGAACATATAGATAAACTGAAACAGATTGTTTCTTTCATTCATGATAACGGTGCGATTGCAGGGATCCAATTGGCGCATGCCGGTAGAAAAGCCAGTTGTGAGGTGCCCTGGAAAGGTGGTGAGCAGCTAGCTGCAGGCGAAAATAGCTGGACACCCGTTGCACCATCTTCAGCTCCTTTTAAGCCAGGGCAGGTTGAACCTCATGAATTAAGCATTTCAGAAATTCAGGATATTGTTTTTGCCTTCCGGGCAGCCGCTCAACGTGCATTGGCGGCGGGTTATAAGGTAGTAGAAATACATGCTGCGCACGGTTATTTATTGCATCAGTTTTTTAGTCCGCTGAGCAACAAACGAACTGATGTTTATGGCGGAAGTTTCGAAAACCGTATCCGTTTGGTAATCGATGTGGTGGAAGCCGTACAATCGGTATGGCCGGAGAATTTGCCTTTATTTGTACGTATCTCAGCAACAGACTGGACCGAAGGCGGCTGGAATGAAAATGATTCGTTACAATTGGTGGCGGTGTTAAAAGATCGTGGTGTCGATTTAATAGATACTTCATCGGGGGGAAATGTACCTGATGCTTTTATCCCTGCGGGACCAAATTACCAGGTTCCTTTTGCAGATAAAATCAGAAATGAAATTGGCATTTATACGGGGGCTGTAGGTGTGATTGTAGAAGCGGAGCAAGCAGAAGAAATTTTAGAACAGGGCAAGGCTGATTTAATTTTTATTGCCCGCGAATCCCTGCGCGATGCTTATTTTCCTACCCATGCAGCTCAGGTACTTGGCGATGATACAGAATGGCCAAACCAATATGTGAGGGCAAAAAGGGAAACGCTTAAAAAGTAACAGGTGATAATAAATCCCCATAAATCGTCACTCCAAACTCGATTGGGAACCACGATTGCTCATCGAAGATCATCCTAATGCAATTGGCTTTAAGATTCCCGCCTGCGCGGGAATGACGGCTACATTAATTGAAACTGTTGTAATTAAATAAAAAAGCGGAGTGATCTTCTAGATCAACTCCGCTTTTTTTGTTTAGCAATTTATGGATTAATTTTATTTAGCCACCGTAAAAGGAATATACAAGCCGAAAGTGATATTTCTACCAGTGTTGTAAACCCCTAAATTAAGGTTTTCTGAATCTAAACGTCCTGGTTTTAACCGGCTCAGTGCATCATAATATTTATGATCCAACAGGTTATTGGCAGAAACAGATAATTTAACAGGCTGCTTACCTAAATTAAAGGTAGCGCCGATACCTGCATTTAGTAAGGTATAACCGCTTGTTGGTGTTTCGAAAACATCATCTACCCGGGCCTGTTTAAATGCAGAGTTAATGCCAACTGATAAGTAAGCATCATTTGTGCCTTTAAGCTTAGGCTCGAAACGTAATTCGTTGCGTAATGTACCCGCTGGTATAAAGGCCAATGGCTTGTTTAAACTGTTGTTTTGTGCATGTACATAACCAAATGTATTTTCGAAATGGATAAAAGGAACCGGATGTATGGTTAAACTTGCTTCTGCGCCATACAGGTTCGCGTTTACCTGGCCATAACGGTAAACCGGATAATCATCTCCTTCGGCCATTATTCTTTCGCCATTTGTTGAGGCATAAATAAAGTTGTGGATGTAATTATTGTAAATACTTGCACTGGCGCTGATTAATTTCCCTTCATATTCCAGTGCAGCATCTACCTGGTAACTACGCTCAGGACTTAAGCTGGAATTACCAATTTCGTAACGGAAAGTTCCTTCGTGTACACCATTTGAAGCTAATTCTGCCGGGTTTGGTGCACGAAATGCAGAACCTGCATTGGCTTTAAAGTTTAACTCTTCATTAAATTGATGGGTAAAACCCAATGCACCACTTACATTCGAAAATTTGTTCTGAAATGGTGCAAATTGCTCTTCACCATCTACAAATAATTGTTTTCCATTGTTTTTCCGATAATCGTAACGGGCGCCAATGCTAAAGGTGTTGCTTTCCCAGTTCTTTTTTGCGTAGGCAAAAACACCCACGCCATAAGTATCATAATTCGGAATTAAGAATTCGTCATTTGCCTTGTTTTCGCTATGACCTGCATCGGCGCTTATGCCAAATACCGGCTGCCATCCATTCGTTTCGTGGATATAGTATTTTAAATCGGCATTATAGGTTTTAAGATCGAAGAACAAAGAAGGATTTGGTCCTTCTTCCAGCTCGCGGCGCTGGTTTTGCTGATAGCCAAAATCGGCTTTCAAATTACCATTACCGATAATGAAATTGTTATTTAATGCAATTTTGAAGTGGCGGATATCCTGACGAGGATAATCTAAATCACGGTTTTTAAAGTCTGAAGTAATAAAAGATTCACCATCCTCTTTAACGAAGTTGCCATTTTCATCTAATGTTGGCTCATAAAAACCAATATTATTGCGAAAATTCGAAACGTTTAAATGAGAATATCCCCAGCTTTTGTTTAAACCAACCATTCCACTTAAATCGGTTTCATTAAAGCCAGAGTTCGGGAAATATCCGGTAGGTGTTTTAAAAGAGTAGGCATTTTTATAGGTTCCGCGGGCCCGCCAAACAAAACCATTTTGGTTACCGGTTAACATGAGTGAATTAGCGGTAAGCCCATTATTGGTCGAATAGTTGGTAATAAATTCGCCCTTAACCTGTCCTTCTGGTGCAGTGCTTGGCTCTAATAAATTAATTACGCCACCAAGTGCATCGGAGCCGTACATTAACGAGGCTGCCCCACGTAGTACTTCAACACGGTCTGATTTGAACTGATCGATTTCTATACCATGTTCGTCACCCCATTGCTGGCCTTGTTGTTTAATCCCATCATCTAACGTTACAATTCTATTGTAGCCCAAACCCCTAATTACAGG
This genomic interval carries:
- a CDS encoding oxidoreductase — its product is MDTNINKTINAGLLAYGMSGKVFHAPFLQAHSGFNLKAIVERNHKNAVNDYPNITSYNSVDELLNDEEIELVVINTPNNLHYEHSKAALSRHKHILVEKPFTATAAQAKELFELADSVGKQIFFYQNRRWDSDFTSVKKVIEGGKLGKLVEVHLRYDRYRNVIGPKAFKENPVEASGLLYDLGPHLLDQVICLFGKPLSFHKILGKNRAGTLVDDYFSIQLSYPDSLNVFVTSSMLVVNPQAGFILHGVNGSFIKQRTDIQEEQLLAGMKLTDPGYGIECESKDGLLTTIDAEGHKTEETIPSEVGSYLPLFEAIYQAINNHKPYPVTREDVLIQLEIIES
- a CDS encoding peptidase is translated as MNSLPFAYLIPIFLIALYLILKKKKVAIDPLTDVDKKILDDYVGYYHNLDSTDKLKFEQKVAAFFSTVKIEAVGLEMTTLDELLIASSAVIPIFGFDDWQYKNLTSVLLYPDTFNKDFQFEGGERNIMGMVGTGYMNGQMILSRSALRHGFSKSAGKENTAIHEFVHLLDKSDGATDGIPENLIAHEYTLPWIKMMHEEMEKIEDNKSDINPYAITNQAEFFAVVSEYFFEKPEQLRDKHPELYFQLSRIFAQQPAG
- a CDS encoding alpha/beta hydrolase produces the protein MKRFFFLLAFILFVFSQAQAQKTDTLSITLDNVKYPYPVKYFPINTEGQDIKMAYMDVAPTSAANGKTAILFHGKNFGGYYWGNVIKALTNIGYRVIVPDQIGFGKSSKAFIHYSFHQMATWNKRLLDTLGVQKTVVLGHSMGGMLATRFALMYPETTEKLLLENPIGLEDYKTFIPYITTAQQYQTELKTTAESVRKYYQGSYFTYWKPEYEYLVSIAGGVTNSSDYPRWAKVAALTYTMIYEQPVVYEFQNLKVPTVLFIGKEDKTIVGKGLLSPDQQALHGQYKLLGKQTAAKIIGAKIIEFDACGHIPHIEIPTEFLVALTGSL
- a CDS encoding GntR family transcriptional regulator — encoded protein: MEFRDNKAIYLQIAEYVCEHILLGKWKADEKVPSVRELAVEMEVNPNTVMRTYELLQNKNIINNKRGIGFFVDETAIDNVRNYRKQQFITDDLPVVFRNIYLLNIGFEELENQYKTFVKENFNA
- a CDS encoding ABC transporter ATP-binding protein produces the protein MININNLNFGYSKHKPLFKNMSMRLSNGHIYGLLGKNGAGKSSLLKNLAGLVYAQSGTLDVMGFNPAKRQPALLAQICFIPEEFYLPSVKIDAYLKANAPFYKNFDHDYFARLLKEFDIPASNNLVDMSYGQKKKFIIAFGLATQAKLIIMDEPTNGLDIPSKAQFRKIMASAMTDDRCIIISTHQVRDLDNLIDTVIMLDENDIALKASVEEITAKLTFKKVKEIDDSIFYAEPSLSGYNAVMPNYHHEESKLDMELLFNAILAEKIKFKPLFS
- a CDS encoding oxidoreductase, with translation MSKLFSPFTIKDVTLKNRIVISPMCQYSAVDGFANDWHLVHLGSRAVGGAGLIIQEASAVTAEGRITYADLGIWKDEHIDKLKQIVSFIHDNGAIAGIQLAHAGRKASCEVPWKGGEQLAAGENSWTPVAPSSAPFKPGQVEPHELSISEIQDIVFAFRAAAQRALAAGYKVVEIHAAHGYLLHQFFSPLSNKRTDVYGGSFENRIRLVIDVVEAVQSVWPENLPLFVRISATDWTEGGWNENDSLQLVAVLKDRGVDLIDTSSGGNVPDAFIPAGPNYQVPFADKIRNEIGIYTGAVGVIVEAEQAEEILEQGKADLIFIARESLRDAYFPTHAAQVLGDDTEWPNQYVRAKRETLKK
- a CDS encoding energy transducer TonB; the protein is MKKLQLIGLVILYTLLSNTAFAAVLKDIKGKVIDASTKQTLPGATIFIPDLKVSSVTNNDGAFTINNLPSKGSYLVEVHYVGYKTATQVVNLATASGLEFSLQPTAIETKEIVITGSLISSTSKRNSASSAVLGKDQLLQPSSNLIDALTKIPGVSQITTGPSISKPVIRGLGYNRIVTLDDGIKQQGQQWGDEHGIEIDQFKSDRVEVLRGAASLMYGSDALGGVINLLEPSTAPEGQVKGEFITNYSTNNGLTANSLMLTGNQNGFVWRARGTYKNAYSFKTPTGYFPNSGFNETDLSGMVGLNKSWGYSHLNVSNFRNNIGFYEPTLDENGNFVKEDGESFITSDFKNRDLDYPRQDIRHFKIALNNNFIIGNGNLKADFGYQQNQRRELEEGPNPSLFFDLKTYNADLKYYIHETNGWQPVFGISADAGHSENKANDEFLIPNYDTYGVGVFAYAKKNWESNTFSIGARYDYRKNNGKQLFVDGEEQFAPFQNKFSNVSGALGFTHQFNEELNFKANAGSAFRAPNPAELASNGVHEGTFRYEIGNSSLSPERSYQVDAALEYEGKLISASASIYNNYIHNFIYASTNGERIMAEGDDYPVYRYGQVNANLYGAEASLTIHPVPFIHFENTFGYVHAQNNSLNKPLAFIPAGTLRNELRFEPKLKGTNDAYLSVGINSAFKQARVDDVFETPTSGYTLLNAGIGATFNLGKQPVKLSVSANNLLDHKYYDALSRLKPGRLDSENLNLGVYNTGRNITFGLYIPFTVAK